A single region of the Pontibacter kalidii genome encodes:
- the atpD gene encoding F0F1 ATP synthase subunit beta, with protein sequence MANIGRITQVIGPVVDVSFAGENSKLPNILDALQVTKDNGQVVVLEVQNHLGEDRVRTIAMDSTEGLTRGAEVVDLEGPIKMPTGEGIKGRLFNVIGEAIDGIPQPVSTGGLPIHRAAPRFEDLATSSEVLYTGIKVIDLIEPYAKGGKIGLFGGAGVGKTVLIQELINNIAKAHGGLSVFAGVGERTREGNDLLREMIEAGIVRYGKNFMESLEHGGWDLSKVDAEELKESKATFVFGQMNEPPGARARVALSGLTMAEYYRDGEPGSSDAGRDILFFVDNIFRFTQAGSEVSALLGRMPSAVGYQPTLATEMGAMQERITSTKRGSITSVQAVYVPADDLTDPAPATTFAHLDATTVLSRKISELGIYPAVDPLDSTSRILTPDVVGAEHYNTAQRVKEILQRYKELQDIIAILGMDELSDEDKLVVHRARRVQRFLSQPFHVAEQFTGLKGVLVDIKDTIRGFNEIMDGKHDHLPESAFNLVGTIEDAVAKGEKMMAEAK encoded by the coding sequence ATGGCAAATATTGGCAGAATTACCCAGGTTATCGGTCCGGTGGTGGACGTTAGCTTTGCGGGTGAAAACTCTAAGCTACCAAATATTCTGGATGCCCTTCAGGTGACGAAAGACAACGGCCAGGTAGTAGTGCTGGAGGTTCAGAATCACCTGGGCGAAGACCGTGTCCGTACCATTGCGATGGACTCTACAGAAGGTCTTACCCGTGGCGCTGAAGTGGTTGACCTGGAAGGCCCAATCAAAATGCCGACAGGCGAAGGCATAAAAGGTCGTCTTTTCAACGTGATCGGCGAAGCCATTGACGGTATTCCACAGCCAGTGAGCACAGGTGGTCTGCCAATCCACAGAGCTGCCCCTCGTTTCGAGGACCTTGCCACTTCTTCTGAAGTACTTTACACAGGTATCAAAGTAATTGACCTGATTGAGCCTTATGCAAAAGGTGGTAAGATCGGTTTGTTCGGTGGTGCCGGTGTTGGTAAAACTGTATTGATCCAGGAGCTGATCAACAACATCGCGAAAGCACACGGTGGTCTTTCTGTATTTGCCGGTGTAGGCGAGCGTACCCGTGAGGGGAACGACCTGCTGCGCGAGATGATTGAAGCTGGTATCGTGCGCTACGGCAAGAACTTTATGGAGTCGCTCGAGCACGGTGGCTGGGATCTTTCTAAAGTAGATGCCGAAGAGCTGAAGGAGTCGAAGGCTACCTTCGTGTTCGGACAGATGAACGAGCCTCCTGGGGCGCGTGCACGTGTGGCCCTTTCCGGCCTTACCATGGCGGAATACTACCGTGATGGCGAGCCAGGTTCAAGCGATGCTGGTCGTGACATCCTGTTCTTCGTAGATAATATTTTCCGCTTTACGCAGGCGGGTTCTGAGGTATCGGCCCTTCTGGGTCGTATGCCATCTGCGGTAGGTTACCAGCCAACGCTGGCAACGGAGATGGGTGCCATGCAGGAGCGTATTACGTCTACCAAGCGTGGTTCCATTACTTCAGTACAGGCTGTTTACGTACCTGCCGACGACTTAACTGACCCGGCTCCGGCAACAACGTTTGCTCACCTGGATGCGACAACAGTACTTTCCCGTAAAATCTCCGAGCTTGGTATCTACCCTGCGGTAGACCCGCTGGATTCTACATCACGTATCCTGACGCCAGACGTAGTAGGTGCAGAGCACTACAACACAGCACAGCGCGTAAAAGAGATCCTGCAGCGCTATAAAGAGCTTCAGGACATCATCGCCATCCTGGGTATGGACGAGCTTTCTGACGAGGATAAACTGGTAGTGCACAGAGCGCGCCGCGTGCAGCGTTTCCTGTCTCAGCCATTCCACGTTGCCGAGCAGTTCACAGGCTTGAAAGGTGTGCTTGTTGACATCAAAGACACCATCAGAGGCTTTAACGAGATCATGGACGGCAAGCACGACCACCTGCCGGAATCAGCCTTCAACCTGGTTGGAACCATTGAAGACGCTGTTGCCAAAGGCGAGAAGATGATGGCCGAAGCAAAATAA
- the atpC gene encoding ATP synthase F1 subunit epsilon, which produces MYLEIITPDKKVYAGEVEAAQFPGANGSFEVLDMHAPLISTLDKGNIRITTSKGQEFFTVDGGVVEVLNNKIIVLAESVTA; this is translated from the coding sequence ATGTATTTAGAGATAATCACACCTGACAAAAAGGTTTATGCCGGTGAGGTAGAGGCCGCTCAGTTTCCGGGAGCCAACGGCTCTTTCGAGGTACTGGACATGCACGCCCCGCTCATCAGCACCCTTGACAAAGGAAATATCCGTATCACTACCAGCAAAGGACAGGAGTTCTTTACCGTGGACGGTGGTGTGGTAGAAGTACTGAATAACAAGATCATCGTACTGGCTGAGTCTGTAACAGCCTAA
- a CDS encoding S8 family peptidase produces the protein MKRSYVQLTHLLNAGRNVRFGKLLTLLTAASSLALLPACDNAEESVEPVTELGQDASLQQAKGMVGVNVLLNVAVTDAILSELGAHGTVLDVIPEINALTMRLAKDKLPVVQKLSFVDTANPDAERKGAPIDAVSVADFSTGLNTWNLDAINVTDFRAGRTVAQDATGVYVGVLDTGLLDSWRQYFPQERIATQYAKSFGGGGGMSGNVSEQPNKWEHDQNSHGTHVTSTIIGFDLGGTAVNGVAPKATIVPVKVLNQNGSGWSSVIARGIVYMANLKAGPLKGSPVVVNMSLGGGVLDAVEKAAIDYAISKGVIIVASAGNSGTAGMGYPAAYAPVISVANAGLKAEFSVPAWWYAYNVPDPTDLNEFYIAPSSSRAKTGQDLDVMAPGSNIVGPYQLNSGQLSFYYLTGTSMASPHVAGIVALMAQKNPSITAVQTENILESVAISSPEWKANEVGHGFITADAALGVVQ, from the coding sequence ATGAAAAGAAGCTATGTACAATTGACGCACTTGCTCAATGCTGGGAGAAATGTGCGCTTCGGAAAGTTACTCACCCTGTTAACTGCCGCATCTTCCCTTGCGTTATTGCCAGCATGCGATAACGCGGAAGAATCTGTAGAACCTGTAACAGAACTAGGCCAGGATGCAAGTTTGCAACAGGCAAAGGGGATGGTGGGAGTAAACGTTTTGCTTAATGTAGCCGTGACAGATGCCATTCTGAGTGAATTGGGTGCACACGGTACAGTGCTGGATGTGATTCCAGAAATCAATGCTCTGACCATGAGGTTAGCAAAAGATAAGCTACCTGTTGTTCAAAAGTTATCCTTTGTGGATACTGCCAACCCAGATGCGGAGCGGAAGGGGGCACCTATAGATGCGGTATCCGTGGCGGACTTTTCTACTGGTCTGAATACATGGAACCTGGATGCAATCAACGTGACAGATTTTAGAGCAGGCCGAACGGTAGCACAGGATGCAACAGGTGTTTATGTCGGGGTGCTGGATACGGGCCTGTTGGATTCCTGGAGACAGTATTTCCCGCAAGAGCGAATTGCAACACAATATGCCAAGTCATTTGGAGGCGGTGGTGGTATGAGCGGCAATGTGTCGGAGCAACCAAACAAATGGGAGCACGACCAGAACTCGCATGGTACCCACGTAACCAGCACAATTATCGGCTTTGATCTGGGCGGTACTGCCGTCAACGGAGTTGCTCCTAAAGCGACCATTGTACCGGTAAAGGTACTGAACCAGAATGGCTCCGGTTGGTCTTCTGTAATTGCACGTGGCATTGTGTACATGGCCAACCTGAAAGCTGGTCCTCTAAAAGGCTCTCCAGTTGTTGTTAACATGAGCCTAGGAGGCGGCGTATTGGATGCAGTTGAAAAAGCTGCCATTGACTATGCCATCAGCAAAGGAGTGATCATTGTGGCGTCAGCTGGTAACAGCGGGACAGCCGGTATGGGCTATCCGGCGGCTTACGCGCCTGTTATTAGTGTGGCTAACGCTGGGCTAAAAGCAGAATTCTCGGTACCGGCCTGGTGGTATGCCTATAATGTGCCTGATCCTACAGATCTGAATGAGTTTTACATTGCCCCATCCTCTAGCCGTGCAAAGACCGGGCAAGATCTGGATGTAATGGCGCCTGGCTCCAATATTGTAGGTCCTTATCAGTTAAACAGCGGACAGCTGTCCTTCTACTACCTGACGGGTACTTCTATGGCAAGCCCGCACGTGGCAGGTATTGTTGCGCTAATGGCACAGAAGAACCCATCTATTACGGCAGTTCAAACGGAGAATATCTTGGAGTCTGTCGCTATTTCCAGCCCTGAGTGGAAAGCGAATGAAGTTGGACATGGGTTTATCACTGCCGATGCAGCACTTGGAGTAGTTCAGTAA
- a CDS encoding trans-sulfuration enzyme family protein, with translation MPDIHPKTPPIYQTSVFTFDDLNALELYFEQPGQNYMYTRYGNPNTDELAREVNKLEGGAGGVVTSSGMSAILAAILAICKAGDHVLCAEEIYGGSAALLSQELTRIGIEVSYVPTADTYTLQKYTKPNTRLMLAETMSNPLLQVLDIAKLVEETRKQSIKLVIDNTFATPILTKPLALGTDLVIHSVTKYLSGHSDVTAGVVVCRKQEDLQRVQTVMRTYGLNLSPFEGWLAARGLKTLRLRMKQHCSNALQIAQYLQQHPKVEKVWYPGLEEHPQHELARQQGQGLFGGMLSFRIKDEAAAVNRFMQALPSIPFAPSLAGVNTSISHPLGTSHRSLSPEQQLKLGITVGVIRFSVGIEEPEELIAELETALAAV, from the coding sequence ATGCCTGATATCCACCCCAAAACCCCCCCCATTTACCAGACCTCAGTATTTACTTTCGATGATCTGAATGCGCTGGAGCTTTACTTTGAGCAGCCGGGGCAGAACTACATGTACACCCGGTACGGCAATCCCAACACCGATGAACTGGCTCGGGAGGTAAACAAGCTGGAAGGCGGAGCAGGAGGGGTGGTCACCTCTTCGGGTATGTCGGCGATACTGGCGGCAATACTGGCCATTTGCAAAGCCGGGGACCATGTGCTGTGCGCCGAGGAGATTTACGGGGGCTCTGCCGCCCTGCTGAGCCAGGAACTGACGCGTATCGGCATAGAGGTTAGCTACGTGCCAACGGCCGATACTTATACGTTGCAGAAGTATACAAAACCCAACACGCGCCTGATGCTGGCAGAAACCATGAGCAATCCCCTGCTGCAGGTGCTGGACATCGCAAAATTGGTCGAAGAAACTAGAAAACAAAGTATAAAACTGGTGATCGACAACACCTTCGCCACCCCTATACTTACCAAGCCCTTAGCGCTTGGCACCGACCTCGTCATTCATAGCGTAACCAAGTACCTCTCAGGCCACAGCGATGTAACAGCGGGCGTGGTAGTTTGCCGGAAACAGGAAGACCTGCAGCGCGTGCAAACGGTGATGCGGACCTACGGCCTGAACCTGAGTCCTTTTGAAGGCTGGTTAGCGGCACGTGGCCTGAAAACGCTGCGCTTGCGCATGAAGCAGCATTGCAGCAATGCCCTGCAAATAGCGCAATACCTGCAGCAGCACCCGAAGGTGGAGAAAGTATGGTATCCAGGTTTGGAAGAGCATCCGCAGCACGAGCTGGCCAGGCAGCAAGGGCAGGGCCTGTTCGGGGGCATGCTCAGCTTCAGGATCAAAGACGAGGCTGCGGCCGTGAACCGATTTATGCAGGCGCTGCCAAGCATACCTTTCGCGCCGTCACTGGCAGGAGTTAATACGTCTATCTCTCACCCGCTAGGTACTTCACACCGCTCCCTTTCGCCTGAGCAGCAGCTGAAATTAGGTATAACTGTGGGCGTTATCCGGTTCTCGGTGGGGATAGAGGAGCCGGAGGAGCTGATTGCTGAACTGGAAACAGCGTTGGCAGCTGTTTAA
- a CDS encoding aminotransferase class V-fold PLP-dependent enzyme, with protein sequence MIYRPGRIFLSVPHMGGHEKNYALKAIEDNWVTTAGPNLAGFEHDICQHTNARHAVALSSGTAALHLALQVVGVRPGDEVLCSTFTFVASANPILYLGAQPVFVESEPETWNMSPEALHEAIADRLRLGKRPAAIMLVHLYGMPAKMKEIMSIAHEFGIPVVEDAAEALGSRYSGHQVGTFGRVGVFSFNGNKIITTSGGGALISEDEQLVEQARFLSTQAKDPAPYYEHSQMGYNYRMSNISAGIGRGQMEVLEKRIKQRREIFQFYRQQLGHIEGLEFVAEPKACFSNRWLTTVLLPSPHTPESIRLALEEENIETRALWKPMHLQPLFAHHPYVGNNLSGKLFERGLCLPSSSSMTEEDLAKVVKHLRRLLEVV encoded by the coding sequence ATGATCTACAGGCCAGGACGAATTTTCCTCTCGGTGCCGCACATGGGCGGGCATGAGAAGAACTATGCTTTAAAAGCAATAGAGGATAATTGGGTGACCACTGCCGGGCCAAACCTTGCAGGCTTTGAGCACGACATTTGCCAGCACACCAACGCCCGCCATGCCGTTGCCCTCAGTTCCGGCACCGCCGCCCTGCACCTGGCCTTGCAGGTGGTAGGCGTAAGGCCAGGCGATGAGGTGCTTTGCTCTACCTTTACCTTTGTGGCCTCGGCCAATCCAATTTTATACTTAGGCGCCCAGCCCGTATTTGTAGAGAGTGAGCCTGAAACGTGGAACATGAGCCCCGAAGCCCTACACGAAGCCATTGCCGATCGCCTGCGCCTCGGAAAACGCCCGGCTGCCATCATGCTGGTGCACCTGTATGGCATGCCTGCCAAGATGAAAGAGATCATGAGCATTGCACATGAGTTTGGGATTCCGGTGGTGGAGGATGCGGCAGAAGCACTTGGCTCCCGCTACAGCGGACACCAGGTGGGCACATTCGGGCGTGTGGGTGTCTTCTCTTTTAATGGCAACAAGATCATTACCACATCCGGGGGCGGCGCGCTCATCTCAGAAGATGAGCAGTTGGTGGAGCAGGCACGATTCCTGTCCACGCAGGCCAAAGATCCCGCACCGTACTACGAGCATTCGCAGATGGGCTATAACTACCGCATGAGCAACATCAGCGCTGGCATTGGCCGCGGGCAGATGGAGGTACTGGAGAAGCGCATTAAGCAACGCAGGGAGATCTTCCAGTTTTACAGGCAGCAACTGGGGCATATAGAGGGGCTGGAGTTTGTGGCGGAGCCTAAAGCCTGCTTCTCTAACCGCTGGCTCACCACCGTGCTGCTCCCCTCCCCGCACACGCCGGAAAGTATACGCCTGGCCCTGGAGGAGGAAAACATCGAGACACGCGCCCTCTGGAAACCCATGCACCTGCAGCCACTCTTTGCCCATCACCCTTACGTGGGCAACAACCTCAGTGGTAAGCTTTTTGAACGCGGCCTCTGCCTACCCAGCAGCAGCAGTATGACGGAGGAGGATTTAGCCAAGGTAGTGAAGCACCTGAGGCGCTTGCTGGAAGTGGTGTAG